The following are encoded together in the Verrucomicrobiia bacterium genome:
- the tsaB gene encoding tRNA (adenosine(37)-N6)-threonylcarbamoyltransferase complex dimerization subunit type 1 TsaB — MITLAIDTSTPRGAVALLRDDTPLAEATFDRTQPGQNLFDAAGRLLAGNQLNVDDIGLLAVGLGPGSFTGIRVGIAATKGLALPRKLPIQGTNSFDALALTALPQLPRDCPQLCVLGDARRDEIYFALYDQQGRCAKQCQIATLVAVADEIHHPIWFVSSEIERYKDDITTLFGGFATICETPVFPSAAAVGWLAYHQFHDQGDRGDEELEPIYLRATEYKTV; from the coding sequence ATGATCACCCTGGCTATTGATACTTCGACGCCGCGCGGTGCGGTCGCACTCTTGCGTGATGACACACCGCTCGCAGAGGCAACCTTTGACCGCACCCAGCCGGGCCAGAATCTTTTCGACGCGGCCGGGCGACTTCTGGCGGGGAACCAACTCAATGTTGATGATATTGGCCTGCTCGCCGTGGGACTTGGTCCTGGATCGTTCACCGGAATCCGGGTCGGCATCGCTGCCACCAAGGGGCTCGCCCTTCCTCGCAAACTACCGATCCAGGGCACGAACAGTTTTGACGCGCTGGCGTTGACCGCGTTGCCGCAGCTGCCACGGGATTGTCCCCAACTCTGTGTCCTGGGCGATGCGCGGCGGGACGAGATCTATTTTGCGTTGTACGATCAGCAGGGTCGTTGCGCGAAACAATGCCAGATTGCCACGCTCGTGGCTGTCGCCGATGAAATCCACCATCCGATTTGGTTTGTCAGCTCCGAGATTGAGCGATACAAGGACGATATCACGACGCTCTTCGGCGGATTCGCGACGATTTGCGAAACGCCTGTTTTCCCCAGCGCAGCGGCGGTGGGGTGGCTGGCGTACCACCAGTTTCACGACCAGGGAGATCGCGGCGACGAAGAGTTGGAACCCATTTACCTGCGCGCGACAGAATATAAAACAGTTTGA
- the tsaE gene encoding tRNA (adenosine(37)-N6)-threonylcarbamoyltransferase complex ATPase subunit type 1 TsaE — protein sequence MITSQRVETRSLEETLEFGGRLARELQQGDVIALSGELGAGKTALVKGIARGLGITVDVTSPTFTLIHEYNDGRLPLFHIDLYRLDSVLQALAVGIEDYLGGPGVTVVEWAERIAPLLPPHTIRIHMESLGETTRRIEVA from the coding sequence ATGATCACTTCGCAACGAGTTGAAACGCGCAGCCTTGAAGAAACCCTGGAGTTTGGCGGGCGACTGGCCCGGGAACTTCAGCAAGGCGACGTCATCGCCTTGTCCGGTGAACTCGGCGCCGGCAAGACCGCGCTCGTCAAAGGCATCGCGCGCGGGCTCGGCATCACCGTGGACGTAACCAGCCCCACGTTCACGCTGATCCATGAATACAACGACGGTCGGTTGCCGCTATTTCACATCGATCTCTATCGCCTCGACAGCGTCCTGCAGGCGCTGGCAGTCGGCATTGAAGATTACCTGGGTGGCCCGGGTGTCACGGTGGTCGAATGGGCGGAGAGGATTGCGCCGTTGTTGCCGCCGCACACAATCCGAATCCATATGGAATCGCTGGGTGAAACCACGCGCCGCATTGAAGTCGCATGA
- the thiL gene encoding thiamine-phosphate kinase: protein MKPTPKEKTRVHDLGEFGLIHELRGVIGPARGSVVVGIGDDCAVLRGGHSDKYLLYTCDPVVEGVHYQRTDPPCRVGWKAMARNLSDIAAMGGVPVWAVVSIGLRRNMRAHWVKELYAGLQAAARKFGCQIVGGDTTHVKHEQFVVVALIGEVERSRMTPRSGAKVGDSIFVTGALGGSRRGKHLTFTPRINEARWLVGNFPVHAMIDLSDGLSSDLQRLVEASRPGIGFEIHAAEIPIARAARGSLAAALHDGEDFELLFTIDPRQVTTLRQKWPRKFDLELMEIGRVVRSRQPVTLIAMDGSRRPLKSVGYDHFATS from the coding sequence ATGAAGCCCACACCGAAAGAAAAAACCCGCGTTCATGACCTCGGCGAATTCGGTTTGATTCACGAATTGCGAGGCGTTATCGGTCCGGCGCGAGGTTCCGTGGTAGTCGGGATTGGCGATGACTGCGCGGTGCTGCGGGGTGGCCACTCCGACAAGTATCTGCTCTACACCTGCGACCCGGTCGTGGAAGGCGTCCATTATCAACGAACCGATCCGCCCTGCCGGGTCGGCTGGAAGGCTATGGCTCGCAACCTCAGCGACATCGCCGCGATGGGCGGAGTCCCGGTTTGGGCTGTAGTCAGCATCGGCTTGCGGCGGAATATGCGCGCGCACTGGGTGAAAGAGTTGTATGCGGGACTGCAAGCCGCAGCCCGGAAGTTCGGCTGTCAAATCGTCGGCGGCGACACAACGCACGTGAAGCACGAGCAGTTCGTGGTGGTAGCGCTCATCGGAGAAGTCGAACGCTCGCGAATGACGCCGCGGAGCGGGGCCAAGGTCGGCGATTCGATATTCGTGACCGGCGCGCTCGGCGGCTCGCGACGCGGTAAGCACCTCACATTTACGCCGCGCATCAACGAGGCGCGCTGGCTGGTCGGCAACTTCCCGGTGCATGCCATGATCGATCTCAGCGATGGCCTGTCCAGCGACCTACAACGGCTGGTCGAAGCGAGCCGGCCCGGTATTGGATTTGAAATCCATGCGGCGGAAATCCCCATCGCTCGTGCCGCCCGCGGAAGCCTGGCGGCGGCGCTCCATGACGGCGAGGATTTCGAGTTGCTCTTTACCATCGACCCGCGCCAGGTTACGACGCTCCGCCAAAAATGGCCGCGCAAGTTTGACCTTGAGTTGATGGAAATTGGCCGCGTGGTTCGCTCGCGTCAGCCAGTTACATTGATTGCAATGGATGGATCTCGCAGACCCTTGAAATCGGTTGGTTATGATCACTTCGCAACGAGTTGA
- a CDS encoding type II CAAX endopeptidase family protein, whose translation MSFLLNLFPQSMGILATAVGLGDLPDKEILGSNPVVVTAGAVLLSLGLICDLYLLFRLTRSLAIREPAGDETFLKIEPKPWGVHDLLFAAGALVIAWVAAEGTALGVFKLAHMDQEDAIPWLLILDMLLRVVFLFGFVAFFRRRGVDWQQAIGLRRKPALHAIGSGAIFFLAVLPPLAVVFPVCAKLCHVFGIKDTPQDVADLLATSDSTLVVAVIVAFAITIAPVFEEFIFRGFAYPALKQRWGAWRALTLVSAVFAAIHLHVPSLGPLFALAVGLGLSYEFTGSLLAPITMHALFNATNVGMLLYVRSHS comes from the coding sequence ATGTCCTTTTTACTCAATCTTTTCCCGCAATCCATGGGCATCCTCGCGACTGCCGTGGGCCTGGGTGACCTCCCGGACAAGGAAATACTCGGGAGCAATCCGGTGGTCGTCACCGCGGGCGCAGTCCTGCTTTCCCTGGGGCTGATTTGCGACCTCTACTTGTTGTTTCGCCTCACGCGATCCTTGGCCATTCGCGAGCCGGCTGGGGACGAAACGTTCCTCAAAATCGAACCAAAACCCTGGGGTGTGCATGACTTGTTATTCGCCGCCGGTGCGCTGGTTATCGCGTGGGTCGCGGCGGAAGGGACGGCTTTGGGGGTATTCAAGCTCGCGCATATGGACCAGGAGGATGCCATCCCGTGGCTCCTGATACTTGACATGTTATTGCGTGTGGTCTTCTTGTTTGGCTTCGTCGCGTTCTTTCGCCGGCGCGGCGTGGATTGGCAGCAAGCCATCGGCCTGCGGCGCAAGCCGGCATTGCACGCCATCGGTTCTGGTGCCATTTTCTTCCTGGCGGTGCTCCCTCCACTTGCCGTCGTCTTTCCAGTTTGTGCGAAGCTTTGTCACGTCTTCGGCATCAAGGATACGCCGCAGGACGTTGCCGACCTGCTGGCCACTTCCGACTCCACCCTCGTGGTCGCCGTCATCGTCGCCTTTGCCATCACCATCGCACCGGTGTTTGAGGAGTTTATCTTTCGCGGCTTCGCCTACCCCGCCCTCAAACAACGTTGGGGAGCCTGGAGGGCCCTCACGCTGGTGTCGGCTGTGTTCGCGGCGATTCATCTTCATGTACCGTCGTTGGGACCGCTCTTTGCCCTGGCGGTCGGGCTGGGGTTGTCTTACGAATTCACCGGTTCCCTGCTGGCCCCGATCACCATGCACGCGCTGTTCAACGCCACCAATGTGGGAATGCTCTTGTACGTTCGCTCTCACTCATGA
- a CDS encoding DUF1573 domain-containing protein, whose amino-acid sequence MKREFLAAVLWAVAMIGGARAEGTNAPGTNTPSAAATAPAPKLQFEKTVYDFGTTSLVDSITGTFTFQNTGAGDLKIEKPQPSCGCTVASVKPDSLKPGEKGELVFTVRVSGQRGALEKHITVPSNDPQAPKTSLSIKVEMKQILDITPQSVQLGNLRQGTITNVTVRVRRTDGKKLVISKAEPSNKLLRARIEPDSGTNDQSANVIIEVENEGTPRQFNENVKLSLEGIPLPAAVIAVNGRLLGDVLVDPAMLYWPITDASSTNSEALPSREIKVSGARPDQPLEIKNLSTNVKDLNLELVTKDAGKTYAVVAKFTQMPKQSMQGVINFETNTSSQPKVAVPVTVTVLKR is encoded by the coding sequence ATGAAACGAGAATTCCTGGCAGCAGTGTTATGGGCAGTGGCGATGATCGGCGGCGCCCGCGCGGAAGGGACGAACGCCCCGGGGACCAATACCCCGTCAGCCGCCGCGACGGCGCCCGCGCCGAAACTTCAGTTCGAAAAAACTGTCTATGACTTCGGAACGACCTCCCTGGTCGACTCCATCACAGGAACCTTTACGTTCCAGAATACGGGCGCGGGAGACCTGAAGATTGAGAAGCCACAGCCATCCTGCGGCTGCACGGTTGCCAGCGTGAAGCCGGATTCCCTCAAGCCGGGGGAGAAGGGCGAGCTGGTCTTCACCGTCCGCGTCAGTGGCCAGCGGGGTGCGCTCGAGAAACACATTACCGTCCCCTCCAACGACCCACAGGCGCCGAAAACGAGTTTGTCGATCAAGGTCGAAATGAAACAGATTCTCGATATTACGCCCCAGAGTGTCCAACTGGGTAACCTTCGGCAGGGGACGATCACGAACGTGACCGTGCGGGTCCGTCGCACGGACGGCAAGAAGCTCGTCATCAGCAAAGCCGAGCCGAGCAATAAACTCTTGCGTGCCCGTATTGAGCCCGACTCAGGCACAAATGATCAGTCTGCGAATGTCATCATCGAAGTCGAGAACGAAGGGACTCCGCGGCAATTTAACGAGAACGTAAAGTTGTCCCTGGAGGGCATCCCCCTGCCAGCGGCGGTGATCGCCGTTAACGGGCGGCTCCTCGGTGACGTGCTCGTGGATCCGGCAATGTTGTATTGGCCAATCACAGACGCTTCCTCGACGAATTCCGAGGCGTTGCCGTCGCGGGAGATCAAGGTCTCGGGAGCCCGGCCCGATCAACCGCTGGAAATCAAGAATCTGTCGACCAACGTGAAGGACTTGAATCTCGAACTGGTTACGAAAGATGCGGGCAAGACGTACGCGGTCGTTGCCAAGTTCACGCAGATGCCGAAGCAGTCCATGCAGGGTGTCATCAACTTCGAGACAAACACATCGAGCCAACCGAAGGTGGCGGTACCCGTAACGGTCACCGTTCTGAAGAGGTAA
- a CDS encoding rhodanese-like domain-containing protein: MRRTFQRALAMVIAGAALGLAANAVSPRRIPLLTPPPEPPKAQDTVSLKEAEGLWKSGAGYFLDARSPADYGAGHIAGAISLPVEDFDDHFPQIAPMLTPDAQIITYCDGEECELSNRLMVRLRELGYHNVRHLVNGWTVWHTAGQLTHTGGQP; the protein is encoded by the coding sequence ATGCGGCGCACTTTCCAGCGGGCGCTGGCGATGGTGATCGCGGGCGCCGCGCTGGGTCTGGCCGCCAACGCAGTTTCCCCGCGTCGCATTCCGTTGCTCACGCCGCCGCCGGAGCCACCGAAGGCCCAGGACACAGTGTCGCTTAAGGAGGCCGAAGGTTTGTGGAAGAGTGGGGCGGGTTACTTTCTCGACGCCCGCTCCCCGGCCGACTACGGTGCCGGTCACATTGCCGGTGCCATCAGCCTGCCTGTGGAGGATTTTGACGATCACTTCCCGCAAATCGCGCCGATGCTGACGCCAGATGCGCAAATCATCACCTATTGTGACGGTGAAGAGTGCGAATTGAGCAACCGATTGATGGTCCGGCTTCGGGAACTCGGTTATCACAATGTGCGCCATCTCGTTAACGGCTGGACCGTCTGGCACACCGCGGGGCAACTCACGCACACAGGAGGCCAGCCATGA
- a CDS encoding MauE/DoxX family redox-associated membrane protein has product MKWINLVLRLILGGIFLASAVAKIWNVQVNHFQVTQFSHVPDLKQFAEDVTNYHVPPRALANTVAITLPWIELVAGGMLICGIWKRASALVIAALMIVFLAAIGWALAHGYDIRCGCFGTVDARKVGTTALAEDAVLLAIALWLAWRLEDKPQPAPEINP; this is encoded by the coding sequence ATGAAGTGGATCAATTTGGTCCTGCGGCTCATCCTGGGCGGAATCTTCCTGGCTTCGGCCGTCGCGAAGATCTGGAATGTCCAGGTTAACCACTTCCAGGTAACCCAGTTTTCACACGTTCCGGACCTGAAGCAGTTCGCCGAGGATGTGACCAACTACCATGTGCCACCGCGGGCATTGGCCAATACCGTGGCCATTACGTTGCCATGGATCGAATTGGTTGCTGGCGGGATGCTGATCTGTGGGATCTGGAAACGCGCGAGCGCCCTTGTGATTGCGGCGCTGATGATTGTCTTTCTGGCTGCGATCGGCTGGGCGCTGGCCCACGGCTATGACATTCGTTGCGGCTGCTTCGGCACCGTTGACGCGAGGAAAGTAGGGACCACGGCATTGGCCGAGGACGCCGTGCTCCTCGCAATCGCGCTCTGGTTGGCGTGGCGCTTGGAAGATAAACCGCAACCAGCACCGGAGATTAATCCATGA
- a CDS encoding RidA family protein → MKRQIVATDAAPKAVGPYSQAVWAGDLLFCAGQIPLEPSTGNIVPGGIAEQATRVLENIRGLLQSQGLDFRNVVKSTVFLSDMNNFAAMNEVYATFFTKEPPARSTVQVARLPKDALVEIEVVAAR, encoded by the coding sequence ATGAAGCGACAAATCGTGGCGACAGACGCAGCGCCGAAAGCGGTCGGACCCTATTCCCAAGCTGTCTGGGCGGGAGACTTGCTCTTCTGCGCGGGCCAAATCCCGTTGGAGCCGTCGACTGGTAATATCGTCCCCGGCGGGATTGCCGAGCAAGCGACCCGCGTTCTCGAGAACATCCGTGGTCTCCTGCAATCGCAAGGTTTGGATTTCCGGAACGTGGTGAAGTCGACGGTCTTCCTCAGCGACATGAACAATTTCGCGGCCATGAATGAAGTATATGCCACGTTCTTCACAAAGGAACCACCCGCCCGCTCCACCGTTCAAGTTGCCCGCTTGCCGAAGGACGCCTTGGTGGAGATTGAAGTTGTCGCCGCGAGGTGA
- a CDS encoding GNAT family N-acetyltransferase — translation MPLVGPRVVLRQWVDTDLANFTEMNADDRVMEFFPRKLTPEESRAFFAGSRNAIAKRGWDFWAVEIGGEFAGFTGLANPRFESHFTPCTEIGWRFRSEFWGKGYATEAARLALLYAFSTLRLEEVVSFTAEANVRSARVMQRLKMTHDPKDDFDHPRLPNGHRLQRHVLYRLKNARETTARLERELGSLGSEQADQFG, via the coding sequence ATGCCTCTGGTTGGCCCGCGGGTGGTGTTGCGGCAGTGGGTCGATACGGACCTGGCGAACTTCACCGAGATGAACGCCGATGATCGCGTGATGGAATTCTTCCCCAGAAAGTTGACTCCGGAGGAATCGCGGGCGTTTTTTGCCGGATCAAGGAATGCGATTGCGAAGCGCGGTTGGGACTTCTGGGCGGTCGAGATTGGCGGTGAGTTTGCCGGTTTTACCGGTTTGGCCAATCCGCGATTTGAATCCCACTTCACACCGTGTACGGAGATCGGCTGGCGGTTTCGGTCGGAGTTTTGGGGGAAGGGTTACGCGACCGAGGCGGCGCGGCTGGCGTTGTTGTACGCCTTCTCGACGTTGCGGCTCGAGGAGGTCGTTTCGTTCACGGCGGAAGCGAATGTGCGTTCCGCCCGGGTGATGCAGCGGCTGAAAATGACCCACGACCCGAAAGATGACTTTGATCATCCGAGACTTCCCAACGGTCATCGATTGCAGCGCCACGTACTCTACCGGCTCAAAAACGCGCGGGAAACAACCGCCAGGCTGGAACGAGAATTGGGAAGTTTGGGCAGCGAACAGGCGGATCAGTTCGGGTGA
- the lptD gene encoding LPS assembly protein LptD, which yields MRRGGKPLLLVVALLSLAAGGYADEPATNAPAEDLGPPSTVDAENMQFDQASKTYIADGHVVIHDKDAVLQADHVKYNAVTKEAWAEGHVRLNRAAQEWVSPSLYYNFDTRALKTQQAEGFVDPVYVHTENLEQTNADHYVFTRGFATTCDYDKPDYRFQATHGEIWPGDRVVLYNATLRLGDTPVGWFPMIVFSLKGDMPPIMVSVGDDSRWGAFLLSAYTWKPTKNVEVTVHADERTERGFGTGADVQYRMGPDGHGLLTGYYLNDAKPFAGGDRFEESDITHNRYRGEWQHKQYLTNDVTVTVDLNKLSDSAVMQDFFRKEFNHDRDPGSVADITKRGSDYTLSLLTTPEFNDFFAGVERLPEGKLAVDRTRLGGTPFFYEGESSVGQYHNVPGNTNVLGSTADTNFVGNAVRADTFHQIVMPEMLGGWLSVIPRAGVRGDYYSRAPADAPDQEDVTRVVYDLGTQASFKISREWDDVHSDWLHIDGLRHILQPFADYQWIPTPNVATNNLFQFDSVRDVTLRGGDLLSVTRYSPLESPAYNTIDSIDGQNLVRFGLRQALQTRRDGEAWNLVDVTGWTDWHIEKDTGETDFADFFGTMELRPYRWLSLDAFSRYDMEAGLLREFNTEMRVINADHWIFGIGTRYLRDDSNLITGDFTYQLTRHWSAHVYERFDMEDGTWEEQSYSLRQETHDWLIDYGFRDLGRHKEVGVSTTKAEMAVFVSVTLKAFPTSTLKFN from the coding sequence ATGAGGAGAGGGGGGAAACCGCTGTTGTTGGTCGTGGCGCTGCTGTCGCTGGCGGCAGGCGGGTATGCCGACGAGCCGGCGACCAACGCGCCCGCCGAAGACCTGGGTCCACCCTCGACCGTTGACGCCGAGAACATGCAGTTCGACCAGGCGTCAAAAACCTATATCGCCGACGGTCATGTCGTGATCCACGACAAAGATGCCGTCCTCCAGGCCGATCACGTGAAGTATAACGCGGTGACGAAAGAAGCCTGGGCGGAGGGGCATGTGCGACTCAACCGCGCGGCCCAGGAATGGGTTTCTCCGTCACTTTATTATAACTTCGATACGCGCGCCCTGAAGACCCAGCAAGCCGAGGGCTTTGTCGACCCAGTCTACGTGCATACGGAGAACCTCGAGCAGACAAATGCCGACCACTATGTTTTCACCCGCGGTTTCGCCACGACCTGTGATTACGACAAGCCGGATTACCGATTCCAAGCCACGCACGGCGAGATTTGGCCCGGCGATCGCGTCGTGCTCTACAATGCCACCCTGCGTCTCGGCGACACTCCTGTTGGCTGGTTCCCCATGATCGTCTTTTCGTTGAAGGGCGACATGCCGCCAATCATGGTTTCGGTGGGTGACGACTCACGATGGGGGGCTTTCCTCCTGTCTGCGTACACTTGGAAACCGACCAAAAACGTGGAAGTCACCGTCCACGCGGACGAGCGGACAGAGCGTGGTTTTGGCACCGGCGCGGATGTGCAATACCGCATGGGACCGGATGGGCACGGGTTGTTGACGGGTTATTATCTGAACGACGCAAAACCGTTTGCCGGCGGTGATCGCTTCGAAGAAAGCGACATCACCCACAATCGGTACCGTGGCGAGTGGCAGCACAAGCAGTACCTGACCAATGACGTCACTGTTACAGTTGATCTCAACAAACTTAGCGATTCCGCCGTGATGCAGGATTTTTTCCGGAAAGAATTCAACCACGACCGTGATCCCGGCTCCGTCGCTGACATTACCAAGCGGGGTTCCGATTACACGCTGTCGCTTCTCACCACTCCGGAATTTAACGATTTCTTCGCCGGGGTGGAGCGCTTGCCCGAAGGGAAGCTGGCAGTGGATCGGACGCGGCTGGGCGGCACGCCGTTCTTTTATGAGGGAGAGAGCAGCGTTGGGCAGTACCATAATGTGCCTGGCAACACGAATGTGCTGGGAAGCACGGCGGACACGAATTTTGTCGGGAACGCTGTCCGTGCCGACACGTTTCACCAAATCGTCATGCCGGAAATGTTGGGAGGGTGGCTTTCGGTGATTCCACGAGCAGGGGTACGCGGGGATTATTACTCGCGAGCGCCCGCAGATGCTCCGGACCAGGAGGACGTAACGCGGGTGGTCTATGATCTTGGCACACAAGCCTCCTTCAAGATTTCCCGGGAGTGGGATGATGTGCACAGCGACTGGCTCCACATTGACGGACTGCGGCATATTTTGCAGCCTTTTGCGGATTACCAGTGGATTCCGACTCCCAATGTCGCCACGAACAATCTTTTCCAATTTGATTCCGTGCGCGACGTGACCCTCCGCGGCGGTGACCTCCTCTCCGTGACGCGGTATTCACCGCTGGAGTCCCCGGCGTATAACACGATCGACTCGATTGACGGGCAAAACCTGGTGCGATTCGGTTTGCGACAGGCATTGCAGACGCGGCGTGACGGCGAGGCGTGGAACCTCGTCGACGTGACGGGTTGGACGGATTGGCATATTGAAAAGGATACAGGAGAGACCGATTTTGCGGACTTTTTCGGGACGATGGAATTGCGGCCGTACCGGTGGTTGTCGTTGGACGCGTTTTCACGTTATGATATGGAGGCGGGGTTGCTGCGCGAGTTCAACACTGAGATGCGCGTGATCAACGCCGACCATTGGATTTTTGGAATAGGAACGCGCTACTTGCGTGATGACAGCAATCTCATTACGGGTGATTTCACGTATCAGTTGACGCGCCATTGGAGCGCGCATGTGTACGAACGCTTTGACATGGAAGACGGCACGTGGGAAGAGCAATCGTATTCGTTGCGGCAGGAAACGCATGACTGGCTTATTGATTATGGTTTCCGCGACCTTGGCCGGCACAAGGAGGTTGGCGTATCCACGACCAAGGCGGAAATGGCGGTGTTTGTCAGCGTAACGCTAAAGGCATTTCCCACCAGTACTTTGAAGTTCAACTGA
- a CDS encoding UDP-glucose/GDP-mannose dehydrogenase family protein produces the protein MVKISIVGTGYVGLVTGACFAEVGHQVICVDNDPKKVETLQAGGIPIYEPGLEEMVKRNVANGRLRFTGQIADGVNNSEVIFIAVPTPPKTNGDVDMSFVERVAREIAATMTEYKIVVDKSTVPVKTGEKVAETIKRYNKHKVDFDVISNPEFLREGCAVQDLMQPDRVVIGVGNSRPVAKMKEVYTPFSAPIIVTDINSAELIKHACNSFLALKISYANALSVICEASGANISDVVHGMGLDKRIGREFLNAGLGYGGSCFPKDLSAFVHIAEALGYDFRLLKEVQQINSDQIERFLKKIHDTLWIVKDKTIGVLGLAFKPNTDDMRLAPSLEIIRPLQKEGAKIRAYDPKAMEKAREILPGVEFCDSAYAVATGADALIICTEWDEFRQLDLEKLRSVMTQPIVLDGRNLFNPQKMTELGFVYKSIGR, from the coding sequence ATGGTGAAGATCAGCATTGTCGGGACTGGATACGTCGGCCTTGTGACGGGTGCCTGCTTCGCGGAAGTGGGGCATCAGGTCATTTGCGTAGATAACGACCCGAAGAAAGTGGAGACGCTGCAAGCCGGCGGCATCCCAATTTACGAACCGGGCCTCGAGGAGATGGTGAAACGGAACGTCGCCAACGGGCGGCTGCGCTTCACGGGACAGATTGCCGATGGCGTGAACAACTCCGAGGTGATTTTCATCGCCGTGCCCACCCCACCCAAGACCAATGGCGACGTGGACATGAGCTTTGTTGAGCGGGTGGCGCGCGAGATCGCGGCCACCATGACGGAATACAAGATCGTCGTGGACAAATCCACCGTGCCGGTCAAGACCGGTGAAAAAGTCGCGGAGACGATCAAGCGTTACAACAAACACAAGGTCGACTTCGATGTCATCAGCAACCCGGAGTTCCTGCGCGAGGGTTGCGCTGTGCAGGACCTGATGCAGCCGGACCGGGTCGTGATTGGCGTTGGCAACTCGCGTCCTGTGGCCAAGATGAAAGAGGTTTACACGCCGTTCAGCGCCCCGATCATCGTGACCGACATCAACAGCGCGGAATTGATCAAGCACGCGTGCAATTCCTTCCTCGCCCTGAAGATCTCCTATGCCAACGCGCTGTCCGTCATCTGCGAAGCCAGCGGCGCGAACATCTCGGACGTCGTTCATGGCATGGGCCTGGACAAGCGGATCGGCCGCGAGTTTCTCAATGCCGGCCTCGGCTACGGGGGATCCTGTTTCCCGAAGGACCTCAGCGCGTTCGTCCATATCGCCGAGGCGCTGGGCTACGACTTTCGCCTGCTCAAGGAGGTCCAGCAGATCAATTCCGACCAGATCGAACGTTTTCTCAAGAAGATCCATGACACGCTCTGGATCGTGAAAGACAAGACCATCGGTGTGCTCGGGCTCGCGTTCAAGCCGAACACGGACGACATGCGGCTCGCGCCGTCGCTGGAAATCATCCGACCGCTCCAGAAGGAGGGTGCGAAAATCCGCGCGTACGACCCGAAGGCAATGGAAAAGGCGCGCGAGATTTTGCCCGGAGTCGAATTCTGCGACAGTGCGTATGCCGTCGCCACGGGGGCGGATGCGCTCATCATTTGCACGGAATGGGATGAATTCCGCCAACTCGACCTTGAAAAGCTGCGCTCGGTAATGACCCAGCCGATTGTGCTGGATGGTCGCAATTTGTTCAACCCGCAGAAGATGACCGAACTGGGCTTTGTCTACAAGAGTATCGGCAGGTGA